GGAATCGCGCTCCATAAACTGCACCACCTTGGTGCTGCTGCCCACGCACACCACCAGCACCCCGGTCGCCAGCGGGTCCAGCGTGCCGGTGTGACCCACCTTTTTGGTCGCGCGCAGCCGGCGCACCCGCGCTACGGCGTCGTGAGAGGTGAAGTTCAGAGGCTTGTCCAGGGCAAACACGGGCATCAGGATTCAGAGTAGGGCATCTCTACGGGTAAAGTGACAGGCAAGAGAATCGAGGGGGCAGCTTCTCCGCAGCTTCCACAACTGAGAATGCACTAGCATGGCGGGCGTGTTCCGCCGCTTCGCTGCCCTACTCTGCCTCACCGCACTTGCCGCTCCCACCCAGGCCCAGGCCTGGCCCCAGGTGGCGCCCGGACAATGGGCCGATCCCACGCGCGCCTGCACTTACCGCACCGAGCAGCGTGGACAGGCGTTTCCGCTGATGGGCCACCAGGACGCCGTCAAGCTGTCGGGCGAGGTGCGCCAGAGCCTGATCAGGCAAGGGATGCGGGAAGTCTCGGTCCGGCCTGCTGCACGCGGTCAGCACTGGGGGCTGCTTGCCAGCTATGTCTATCCCAGCACCGAGGGTGAGGCCCAGGTGGCGCAACTTTACCTGTCGCAGCGGGGCCTGCTGCGAACCGTGACCGCCAGCACCCACGCCAAGACCGTGTCGGCACTGCCACCGGGTCAGGCAGCCACCAGCCCCGCCGCCTGCTGGGCAGACCTGGCCCGCTGGGTCGAGTTCAGCGCCAACTGACTTGCGATGGCCCGCCGCGTAGACCCCATTCAGGACCGGCAGCGCCGCACCGCGCTGGCCAAAGCGGCCTATCAGGCCATTTATGAGCGCGGCTATCACGCGGTCACCCTGGCCGACATCGCCGCCGAAGCCGGGGTCAGCCGTGGCACGCTGATGTATCATTTCGGCTCCAAAGCGGGGCTACTGACGGCAGCCATGCAGCGCTTTACCCGCACCATGACTGCGGCCACCCGCCGGGCACTGCGCCAGGCGGCTACCCCTGAAGCCAAGCTCGGCGCCTACGTGGAGAACCAGTTTTATGGCGTAGAAAACACCCGGCGCTTCTATACCGTCTGGTTGGACTTTCAGAGCGCTGCATCCCATGACACCGCGCTGCGGAATGTGCAGCACGAATTTTTACGCCAGACCCACGCTCTGGACCTGGAATTGGCCCGGCTGAGCGGCGCGGCTGGGGCTGATACCCGCGCCCGACAACTCCGCGCCCTGGTTGAAGGCCTCAGCCTGCGCTTCGTGGCGGACAGCGAACCGGACCTGGACGCCTACCGCCGGGAATGCGAAAGCGGGGCGCGGGCGCTGCTGGGGCTGAGGACTGGGGAGACTTAGTCCTGCGCTCTATGTCGCAGATCCGCAGGTTTACCGCCCAAAGTATTCCGGCAGGTCCGCTTCAGTAATCAGCACGTCGCGCGGTTTGCTGCCTTGGTGCTTGCTGACGATCCCCATCGCCTCAAGCATGTCCATCAGCTTGCCGGCGCGGGCGTGACCCACGCTGAGGCGGCGTTGCAGGCGCGACACGCTCCCCTGCCCCTCCTCCACGACGATCTGGGCAGCTTGGCGCAGGTACGGATCGCTGAAATCCATGTTGCCGGCATCGGCACTGGGCCCCTCCGCCATCACTGCACCATCAAAGTCGGAGCCGTAAGCTTCCACAAACCCATCATCAAAGATCATCCGCTGCAACAGGCTGGTTACCCGCACCGACTCTTCCTCACTGATAAACGGTCCCTGGAGGCGCACGGGCTTGATCAGGCCCGGCTGATAAAACAGCATGTCGCCCATCCCGGTAAGGCGCTCGGCGCCCAGCGCGTCCAAGATGGTGCGCGAGTCGTGCCCGGAGCTGACCGCAAAGGCCACGCGGGCCGGCACGTTGACCTTGATCAGTGAGGTCAGGATGTCCACGCTGGGCCGCTGGGTCGCCAGCACCAGGTGCATCCCGGTAGCACGCGCCATCTGGGCCAGGCGCATGATCGCCGCTTCCACCTCTTTGGGGCTGGTGATCATCAGGTCGGCCAGCTCGTCGATGATGATGATCAGGTGTGGCAACTCCGGCTCGCCCACCTGGCGCATCTTGGCATTGAACTGCGCCAAATTCTTGGCCCCCACCTGACTCATCATCTTGTAGCGGCGCTCCATGTGGGCCACTGCGCCGAGCAGTGCCCCGGCGGCGTCCACCGGGTTGGTCACCACGCCGCGTACCAGGTGGGGAATGCCGTCGTAAGGCGTCAGCTCCACCATCTTGGGATCAATCATCAAGAAGCGCAGCTCCTGCGGATAAAAGCGGTACAGCAGCGAATTGATCAGCGTGTTGACACAAACCGACTTGCCGGAGCCGGTGCTGCCCGCAATCAGCAGGTGCGGCATCTTGGCGAGGTCGCCCACCATCAGCTCACCGTCAATGCTTTTGCCCAGGATAATCGGCAGGCTGGCCTTGGTACGGCGGTAGGCCGAACTGGCGACGGCCTGATGAAAGGTGACGGGCTCGCGCTCGGCGTTGGGGACTTCCAGACCGATCACACTCTTGCCCGGCACCGGCGCCTCAATCCGGACCCCTGCCACCGCCAGAGCGCGGGCCAGGTCGTTGCTCAGGCTGGCGATGCGGCTGATCTTCTCGCCGGGGGCCGGTTCTATTTCGTAGCGGGTCACGGTGGGGCCGCGGGCATAGTCCACCACCCGCGCCGAGAGATTGAACTGCGAGAGCGTTTCATCAATCAATGCCGCCCGTTGCCGCGCCGACACGTCCAGCGCCGCCGTATTGTGCGCCGCTTCAGGGACAGGGTCCAGCAGGTCCGTACCAGGCAGCGCCAGTTCCAGGGCGCCCTGTTTGGGCTTGGTTTCAGCAGGGGGACGAGCGGGTTCAGGAGCAGCATGGGCACTGACGGTCATGCGCACCGCGCCGACCCTAGACCCTTCCCAGGGGGGTGTCTCCGCTGTGCGCTGGACAGGTTGCGCTGGCGGGGCTGGGGGCTGCCAGTCGTCCTCTAGGCTGTCTTCTCCGTGATCAAGCTCGACAGCGGATGCTGAGGCTGACACCACCTGCCGAGGAGGAGTTGCCCGTACTGGCTCAGCGTGCAACTCCTCCTCGGCAAAGTCGAAGCTGAGCGCGGGGTCCAGCTCAGCGCTGGCGCTGGTATGGGTCAATTGGCTGACCGCGACCCGCTGGGGTGCAGCGACAGTCTGAGCCGCCGGGGACGCCGTCACTGGCGGCACTCCACCCGCCGGGGCAGGAAAGGTGCCATCGCGCAGGGCCTGTGCCCAGTCGTCCCGCTGGCCCAGGGTATCCAGCGGCTGGGCAGCCAGAGCGGCGGCCAGGGCGGTCGCGGCCTCTTCACTGGGCGAGCGGTCGTAGGCCGCGGCCAGATCCGGCCAGCCGCTATACAGCGGCTCCAACTCCTGCCAGTCGGCCCAGCCTGCGGCCAGGTTCTGCCAGCTTTCGCGGCGGCTGGCGTGAGCTTTGGCTTCACGGGTCAGCACCTTGAGCCGGGCCGGCTGCGTGGAGGCCTGCTTGCCACCTTTGGCCGCTTTGGTCAGTCCAGTATCGGCCGCTTGCCGTGCACGGTCCAGGCGGCCAGCCCGCTGCGAGAGCCGGGTCAACTCACCCACCAGACCGCTGCGGACCACCTCCAGCGCAGCACTGGCCTGCGTAGAGTGCAGTTCTGCGCCCAGCTCATGGCGGCCCCGGCGGATGGCAGCGGCTTTTTCTTCTATCTGCTCAGCCACCGTGTCTGCTGACCCCGCCTCCTGCCCGATACGGCCACGCAGGGCTTCCAGTTCTTCTAAGGTCATGGTCCCCAGCTGGCGGTCCCATTCCTCCAGCTCACTGCGGTAGTGTTCTACATCCTGTTCGGGCAAGCGCCGGACTTCTTTCAGTACGCCGCGCACCTCGTCCAGCTGCAATTTCAGCTCGGGGCGGTCCGGGCAGACCCGCTCCAATCCTTCCAACTGCCCCAGATGACGGCGCAATTCTCCGCGCAGTGAACCGCGGGCGCGGGCCACCTCGCGGCCTTCACGGCGTTCCTGAACAGCGTCACCCAGGCGGTCAGCACCTGACACGGCCATATGGCTGAACCCCCGGCCCACCTTCTTAAAATGGCTCAGGGGGGCTTGCTGGCGGAGCAGGTCCAGCCCCAGCAGCAGCAGGGCCAGCGGGAGCAGCAGCGCGGCCAGCCCGATCACAGCGGTGATCGGACGCATGGCCGCCACCGCCAACTCACCCGCCGCCAAGGGCCAGAAGGGCGCAGCCAGCAGTGCCAACGCGAAGACCACCAGTGTGCCGCCCAGCACACGGCGGCTGAAACGGCGCACGCTGCGGCCCATAAAGATCAGCACGCCGTACCCCAGCGGGATCAACGCCAGCAAATAAGCCCCGTAGCCCAGCCAGCGCAGGAGCCCGCTCCGCACCGCTCCGGTCAGGTTCAGTCCACTTTCAGGCTGCACACCGCCGAGCCGCTCGCCGCCCAGGCTTTCGATCAGCGGCAGCACCAGGGTGAGCGCCAGAAAGAGGCCCACCGCCATCAGCAGCAGGCCCGCCGCTTCGCTGTCTAGCGGAGAGCGGGAAGGCGGCGGGGCCCTCTGCCCCTTGGTTTTGGGCTTGCGCTCGGCGGCGCGGCTGGCCTTGGACACGCAGAGCAGCATATCAAGGCGGGTGAGGTTTGCTGGGAAGGCAGAGGCCCGTGGAGTAGTCAAAGCGGCCTGATCCCCGCTGCCCTATGCTGCGTCCATGCCTTCTGCCCCTCCCAGGCTACATCTGCCCGACCCCTTACGGCGGCAGCTGTGGGGTCATGCTCAAGCACAGGCCCCAGAGGAGTGCGTGGGCGTGCTGGCTGGCTGGGAGGTCGAAGGCGGCTGGCAAGCCGACGCCTACGCCCCACTGCCCAATGTCGCCCCACGCCCTCAGGTGCAGTATCAGGCGGACCCAGCGGCGCTGATCCGGGTGCTGCGTGGCTTCCGGGAGCAGGAGTTGGAGTTGGTCGGTATCTTTCACAGTCACCCACGCGGCCCCTCAATACCCAGCCCAGCCGATATTGCCGCAGCAGGTTACGACGTACCCTACCTGATCGCGGACCTGAGTGCGGCCAGCCTACGGGCTTTCCTGCTGCCCCATATTCAAGAAATCAGACTGACCTCCAGCCTCAATGAGTGAACCTGTTACCCTGGAACCTGTGACGGCGGCCTCCGCACCCCTCCAACATCTGGTCAAGCTGGGCCGAATCAGCGTGCTGGTCGCGCTGACCGTGCTGGGCCTCAAGTACGCTGCCTACTTGCTGACTGGCAGCCTGGCGCTGTATTCGGACGCGCTGGAAAGCATCATCAACGTGGCCGCCGCCCTCGCTGCGCTGATCGCCCTGAACGTCGCGGCCCGTCCCGCCGACGACAACCACCCCTTCGGCCACAGCAAGGCCGAGTATTTCAGCGCCGTGCTGGAGGGCGTGCTGATCGTGTTGGCGGCCCTAGCAATCCTGTGGGAAGCGGGACCACAGCTGCTGGCCCCAGGCCCGCTGCAGTTGCCGCCGCTGGGATTGGCGCTCAGCGTCGCGGCATCGGTCATCAACGGCGTCTGGGCCACCCGGCTGATCGGGGTGGGCCGCAGCGCCCGCTCGCCCGCCCTGGCCGCCGACGGACGCCACCTGATGAGCGATGTGGTGTCCTCGGTGGGCGTGCTGATCGGCGTGGTGCTGGCCACCCTGACCGGCTGGCATGTGCTGGACCCACTGCTGGCCTGCCTCGTGGCGCTGAACATTCTCTGGAGTGGCTGGCACCTGATGCGCGAATCGGTGGGCGGCCTGATGGACGCGGGGGCAGATGCTCAGACCCAGACCCGCATCCGCGAACTGCTGGCGCAGCATGGGGAGGGCGCCCTGGAAGCCCACGACGTGCTGACCCGCACCGCCGGGCAGGTCACGTTTATCGAGTTCCATCTGGTTGTGCCGGGGGACATGACCGTCTCGCAGGCACACGGCATCTGTGACCGCCTGGAAGAGGTTTTGGAAGCCGAAGTCCCCGGTGCCCGCGTCACCATTCATGTGGAGCCGCAGGAAAAGGCCAAACACAGCGGCATTGTCGTTTTGTAACCTGTTCCTATAGGGGTACATTTCCTTGGCAGCCCTGATCTCTAGGCTGAGCCCATGACTTTGATCACCGGACTGGATCACGTGCAAATTGAAGCCCCCGCAGACTGCGAATCCGCTGCCAGGCAATTTTTCGGTGAGCTGCTGGGCCTCCCCGAATTGCAAAAACCTGCGCTCCTGGCCGTGCGCGGTAGGGCCTGGTTCGGCCTGCCGGATGGCCGCCAGCTGCATATCGGCGTGACACCGGACTTCCAGCCACGTCAGAAGGGGCATCCGGCCCTGCGCTGCACCGACCTGGGCCGGGTCATGACCCAGCTTGAGGGGCACGGCGTCCCTTACCGGACCGACGATGATGCTGGCGTGCCCCGCCTCTATCTGCGCGATCCCTGGGGCAACCGCCTGGAAATCGTGGAAGGACAGCATGCCGCTCCCCCGGTCAGGAGAGAGCGCCCTTAGAACGGCCACTGAAAAGCCGTCTCTCAGCTTGCGGCCCCTGGCTAGCCCTGCTACAATTCTCAGTTGGCAAAGTGGGGTGCAAGACAGGCGCCTAACGACTTTCAAATTCAAAGTGGAAGTGGCCTGACCCCCAGACGGCGACCGTGCAGCCGCATGTGTTTGTCCGCCTCCAAGGAGAACTATGCCCAAGATGAAGACCAAAAAGAGTGCTGCGCGCCGGATCAAGATCACGGCGACTGGCAAAGTCATGGCGTTCAAGAGTGGTAAGCGCCACCAGAACACCGGCAAGAGCGGCGACTCGATCAGCAAAAAAGGCAAGGGCTTTGTCCTGGCCAAGAGCGAGTGGGCCCGCATGAAGGCGATGAAGCCTTACGCAGGAGGTAAATAATGCCCCGCGCCAAGACTGGTATTATTCGCCGCCGCCGTCACAAAAAGGTGCTCAAGCGCGCCAAGGGCTTCTGGGGTTCACGCTCCAAGCAGTACCGCAACGCCTTCCAGACCCTGCTGAACGCTGCGACCTACGAGTACCGCGACCGCCGCAACAAGAAGCGTGACTTCCGCCGCCTGTGGATTCAGCGTATCAACGCCGGTGCTCGCCTGCACGGCATGACCTACTCCACCTTCATGAACGGCCTCAAGGTGGCTGGCGTGGACCTGAACCGTAAGGTTCTGGCCGACATCGCTGCCCGCGAGCCTGAAACCTTCAAGGCCCTGGTGGACACCGCCAAGCAGGCCCGCGACGGCAAGAACGCTGCCTAAGCGGCAGTATGCGTGAGATCCGCCCTTCGGGGCGGGTTTTTTTTGTCTCATGCAAGAGACAGCGTCGCACGGGCAAGCAAATTTTTCACCTTCAATCTCAGTGCTGAAAGCCACCCGTATACTGCAAGCCATGAGCGTGGTACTTGGCGTAGACATCGGCGGTAGTGGCATCAAAGCAGCTCCTGTGAATCTGGACACCGGGGAACTGCTGGCCGAACGGATGCGAATTCCGACCCCCCCAGGTGCCGAACCGGACGCTGTACTGGGCGTACTCGGCCAGTTGGTCCGCCACTTTGACCATCAGGGGTCTATCGGCGTGACCTTCCCGGGCATCGTGCAGCAGGGCCGCACCCTTAGCGCCGCCAATGTGAGTAAGGCCTGGGTGGGCATGGACGCCGACGCCTTTTTGACACGCGGCCTGGGCATCGACTTTGATGTCCATCTGCTCAACGATGCCGACGCCGCTGGCCTGGCCGAAGCCCGCTTTGGGGCGGCCCAAGGCGTAGAGGGCGTAGTATTGGTGGTCACGCTGGGCACTGGCATCGGCTCGGCACTGCTGCACGGCGGCGTGCTGGTTCCCAACACCGAACTGGGCCACCTTTACCTGAGCAGCCGCAACGGCAAGGCCCGTCATGCCGAAAGCTGGGCCTCGGCGCGAATACGCGAGGAAAAAGAACTGAGCTACGAGGAGTGGGGCGGACGGGTCAGCCGCTACCTCCAGCATCTGGAACTGCTGTTCAGCCCAACCCTGTTCGTCCTGGGTGGTGGCATCTCCAAAAAGGCCGACAAGTGGCTGCAGTACATTCAGCTACAGCGCTCCGAAGTGGTCCCAGCGGCCCTCAAGAACGAAGCCGGGATCGTGGGAGCTGCCATGTACGCTGCTCAGCACTCCCCGACCTTGGGTGAAGACGGGCGCTGATCCTTCCCGGCGGTGAAGACGGACGCTGATCCCGGCAGCACTAGCCAGAACGTAGAAATCGCCACGCCACATTCAACGAGCGGCGTAGCACTTTTGTTTGCTCCACTGACGAGAACCATTCAACCTCGTGCTTTACCCTGAGCAGAGATGACCTCCTCTTCCCCAGCTGACCTTTCCGCCGATCACTCCCCAGTCCTTTACACCGCCGACTTCCTCTTTACGGGCATGGGTGGTGCACAGTCGCCGGGTGGAGTGGTGGTGTCGCGCGGCACAGTGGCGGCCACCGGCCATCCCGACTTGCTCCGTCAGAATTATCCGCAGGCGCAGGAGATCGCGGTGGGCGGTGTGATTGCCCCGCCTCCGGTCAATGCCCACACCCATCTGGACATGAGTGCTTACGGCTTTCAGGCGCTGCCCTATTTCCGCTGGATTCCTGAAGTGGTGGTGGCGCAAAAGGAACTCCGTGGGGTCACCGCAGCCCAGATCGGAGCCGACACGCTGGCGGCGCTGCGACAACCGGTGGGCGACATCGTGTGGGATCCGGCGGTCCTGGAAGCCCTGCTGCCCCGCGAGGACCTCAGCGGCGTGCTGTATCTGGAAGTCTTGGGGCCAAAGCCGGAGCAGGCCCAGGAGCGCTTTGGCCGCCTCCGTGAGGAGATTGACCGATACCGCCGTCTGGAGCGTCCCAGCGGGCTGCGGCTGGGCGTGTCGCCGCACGCCACCTACACGGTCAGCGCACCGCTTCTGCGGCTGGTCAGTGACTACGCGGCGGGCGAGGGCCTGCCCATGCAGATCCACGTGGCCGAGCATCCCAGTGAACTGGAACTGTTCGCCACGGGCGCAGGACCACTCTGGGAACACCGCATTCCCGGCCTCTCCCCCGAGAATTTTGCCGAGGTGATCGGCCGTGTCCCTGAACCGGACCTGACTCCGGTTCGCTACCTGGACGAACTGGGTGTATTGCACCGCCGCCCCACGCTGGTCCACATGGTGAATGTCACAGACGAAGACATCGTGCGGGTGGCGCAGGCAGGTTGTGCGGTGGTGACCTGCCCGCGCTCCAACCAGCACTTGGAATGTGGGCGCTTTCGCTGGAGCGACTTTGCAGCGGCAGGCATAGAAATCGCGCTGGGGACCGATTCGGTGGCGAGCGGCGAGACGCTGGACGCACGCGACGAACTGGCCTTCGCCCAGGCGCTGTATCCGCAGATGGACCCACGCCTCTTGCTGCGGGCTGCCGTGAAGGGTGGAGCGCGGGTGCTGGGCCTCAAAGTGCCGACCATTCGCCGGG
The sequence above is a segment of the Deinococcus radiophilus genome. Coding sequences within it:
- the rplT gene encoding 50S ribosomal protein L20 — its product is MPRAKTGIIRRRRHKKVLKRAKGFWGSRSKQYRNAFQTLLNAATYEYRDRRNKKRDFRRLWIQRINAGARLHGMTYSTFMNGLKVAGVDLNRKVLADIAAREPETFKALVDTAKQARDGKNAA
- a CDS encoding Mov34/MPN/PAD-1 family protein, whose product is MPSAPPRLHLPDPLRRQLWGHAQAQAPEECVGVLAGWEVEGGWQADAYAPLPNVAPRPQVQYQADPAALIRVLRGFREQELELVGIFHSHPRGPSIPSPADIAAAGYDVPYLIADLSAASLRAFLLPHIQEIRLTSSLNE
- a CDS encoding amidohydrolase family protein — encoded protein: MTSSSPADLSADHSPVLYTADFLFTGMGGAQSPGGVVVSRGTVAATGHPDLLRQNYPQAQEIAVGGVIAPPPVNAHTHLDMSAYGFQALPYFRWIPEVVVAQKELRGVTAAQIGADTLAALRQPVGDIVWDPAVLEALLPREDLSGVLYLEVLGPKPEQAQERFGRLREEIDRYRRLERPSGLRLGVSPHATYTVSAPLLRLVSDYAAGEGLPMQIHVAEHPSELELFATGAGPLWEHRIPGLSPENFAEVIGRVPEPDLTPVRYLDELGVLHRRPTLVHMVNVTDEDIVRVAQAGCAVVTCPRSNQHLECGRFRWSDFAAAGIEIALGTDSVASGETLDARDELAFAQALYPQMDPRLLLRAAVKGGARVLGLKVPTIRRGEPWRKEYLWSGPA
- the ppgK gene encoding polyphosphate--glucose phosphotransferase, whose amino-acid sequence is MSVVLGVDIGGSGIKAAPVNLDTGELLAERMRIPTPPGAEPDAVLGVLGQLVRHFDHQGSIGVTFPGIVQQGRTLSAANVSKAWVGMDADAFLTRGLGIDFDVHLLNDADAAGLAEARFGAAQGVEGVVLVVTLGTGIGSALLHGGVLVPNTELGHLYLSSRNGKARHAESWASARIREEKELSYEEWGGRVSRYLQHLELLFSPTLFVLGGGISKKADKWLQYIQLQRSEVVPAALKNEAGIVGAAMYAAQHSPTLGEDGR
- a CDS encoding cation diffusion facilitator family transporter; the encoded protein is MSEPVTLEPVTAASAPLQHLVKLGRISVLVALTVLGLKYAAYLLTGSLALYSDALESIINVAAALAALIALNVAARPADDNHPFGHSKAEYFSAVLEGVLIVLAALAILWEAGPQLLAPGPLQLPPLGLALSVAASVINGVWATRLIGVGRSARSPALAADGRHLMSDVVSSVGVLIGVVLATLTGWHVLDPLLACLVALNILWSGWHLMRESVGGLMDAGADAQTQTRIRELLAQHGEGALEAHDVLTRTAGQVTFIEFHLVVPGDMTVSQAHGICDRLEEVLEAEVPGARVTIHVEPQEKAKHSGIVVL
- a CDS encoding FtsK/SpoIIIE family DNA translocase — its product is MLLCVSKASRAAERKPKTKGQRAPPPSRSPLDSEAAGLLLMAVGLFLALTLVLPLIESLGGERLGGVQPESGLNLTGAVRSGLLRWLGYGAYLLALIPLGYGVLIFMGRSVRRFSRRVLGGTLVVFALALLAAPFWPLAAGELAVAAMRPITAVIGLAALLLPLALLLLGLDLLRQQAPLSHFKKVGRGFSHMAVSGADRLGDAVQERREGREVARARGSLRGELRRHLGQLEGLERVCPDRPELKLQLDEVRGVLKEVRRLPEQDVEHYRSELEEWDRQLGTMTLEELEALRGRIGQEAGSADTVAEQIEEKAAAIRRGRHELGAELHSTQASAALEVVRSGLVGELTRLSQRAGRLDRARQAADTGLTKAAKGGKQASTQPARLKVLTREAKAHASRRESWQNLAAGWADWQELEPLYSGWPDLAAAYDRSPSEEAATALAAALAAQPLDTLGQRDDWAQALRDGTFPAPAGGVPPVTASPAAQTVAAPQRVAVSQLTHTSASAELDPALSFDFAEEELHAEPVRATPPRQVVSASASAVELDHGEDSLEDDWQPPAPPAQPVQRTAETPPWEGSRVGAVRMTVSAHAAPEPARPPAETKPKQGALELALPGTDLLDPVPEAAHNTAALDVSARQRAALIDETLSQFNLSARVVDYARGPTVTRYEIEPAPGEKISRIASLSNDLARALAVAGVRIEAPVPGKSVIGLEVPNAEREPVTFHQAVASSAYRRTKASLPIILGKSIDGELMVGDLAKMPHLLIAGSTGSGKSVCVNTLINSLLYRFYPQELRFLMIDPKMVELTPYDGIPHLVRGVVTNPVDAAGALLGAVAHMERRYKMMSQVGAKNLAQFNAKMRQVGEPELPHLIIIIDELADLMITSPKEVEAAIMRLAQMARATGMHLVLATQRPSVDILTSLIKVNVPARVAFAVSSGHDSRTILDALGAERLTGMGDMLFYQPGLIKPVRLQGPFISEEESVRVTSLLQRMIFDDGFVEAYGSDFDGAVMAEGPSADAGNMDFSDPYLRQAAQIVVEEGQGSVSRLQRRLSVGHARAGKLMDMLEAMGIVSKHQGSKPRDVLITEADLPEYFGR
- a CDS encoding TetR family transcriptional regulator, whose protein sequence is MARRVDPIQDRQRRTALAKAAYQAIYERGYHAVTLADIAAEAGVSRGTLMYHFGSKAGLLTAAMQRFTRTMTAATRRALRQAATPEAKLGAYVENQFYGVENTRRFYTVWLDFQSAASHDTALRNVQHEFLRQTHALDLELARLSGAAGADTRARQLRALVEGLSLRFVADSEPDLDAYRRECESGARALLGLRTGET
- the rpmI gene encoding 50S ribosomal protein L35 codes for the protein MPKMKTKKSAARRIKITATGKVMAFKSGKRHQNTGKSGDSISKKGKGFVLAKSEWARMKAMKPYAGGK
- a CDS encoding VOC family protein; this encodes MTLITGLDHVQIEAPADCESAARQFFGELLGLPELQKPALLAVRGRAWFGLPDGRQLHIGVTPDFQPRQKGHPALRCTDLGRVMTQLEGHGVPYRTDDDAGVPRLYLRDPWGNRLEIVEGQHAAPPVRRERP